From the genome of Paraburkholderia sp. ZP32-5:
TGCTGAAGTTTCAGGCGCTCGTGCGCGAGAACATGTCGCGTATTGCGAAGGTGCTGACGGCCGAGCAAGGCAAGACGCTGCCCGATGCGGAAGGCGATATTTTCCGCGGCCTCGAAGTGGTCGAACATGCGTGTTCCATCGGCACGCTGCAGTTGGGCGAATTTGCGGAGAGCGTTGCCGGTGGTGTCGATACCTATACGCTGCGTCAGCCGATCGGCGTCTGCGCCGGTATTACACCATTCAATTTCCCGGCGATGATTCCGCTGTGGATGTTCCCGATGGCGATCGTTTGCGGCAATACATTCGTGCTGAAGCCGTCCGAGCAGGATCCGCTGTCGACGATGGAACTCGTGAAGCTTGCCATCGAAGCAGGCGTGCCGAAGGGGGTGCTGAACGTGGTGCATGGCGGCAAGGACGTCGTGGATGCACTGTGCACACATCCGCGCGTACAGGCTGTGTCGTTTGTCGGATCGACCGCGGTCGGAGAGCACGTGTACCGCCTTGCCAGCGAACACGGCAAGCGCGCGCAGTCGATGATGGGCGCGAAGAACCATGCTGTCGTGCTGCCGGACGCAAATCGCGAGCAGGCATTGAACGCGCTCGTCGGCGCTGGTTTCGGCGCGGCGGGCCAGCGCTGCATGGCGACTTCGGTGGTGGTGCTGGTGGGTGCGGCTCAGCAATGGCTGCCCGAACTCGTGGAGAAATCGAAAGCACTGAAAGTGAACGCGGGCCACGAGCCGAAAACGGATGTCGGGCCAGTGGTATCCCGATCGGCGAGAGCTCGCATTCTGCAGTTGATCGAACAGGGCGTCAGCGAAGGAGCGACGCTTGCGCTGGATGGCCGCCAGATCAGAGTACACGGCTACGAAGATGGCAACTTCATCGGCCCCTGCATTTTCACTGACGTCACCCCACAGATGAGCGTCTATACGAATGAGATCTTCGGCCCGGTTCTCGTGGTACTGGGCGTCGACACGCTCGATGAAGCGATCGAACTGGTGAATGCCAATCCGTTCGGCAATGGCGTGGGTCTCTTCACGCAAAGCGGCGCCGCGGCACGTAAATTCCAGCACGAAATCGACGTCGGCCAGGTGGGCATCAACATTCCTATTCCGGTGCCCGTGCCATTGTTCAGCTTTACCGGCTCGCGCGGCTCGAAGCTCGGCGATCTCGGCCCGTACGGCAAGCAGGTCGTGCAGTTTTACACGCAGACCAAAACCGTGACCGCTCGCTGGTTCGACGACGCGACCGTCAACGACGGCGTCAATACGACGATCAGTCTGCGCTAACGTTCGATCCCGGAGACAGCATTATGAAAATCGGCTTCATCGGGCTCGGCAATATGGGCGCACCCATGGCCCTCAATCTTCTAAAAGCGGGACATGTACTGAATGTCTTCGATCTGAATTCTGAATCGGTTCAGACACTCGTGCGCGCCGGCGCGACGGCGACAGTGTCGCCCGGCGTAGCC
Proteins encoded in this window:
- a CDS encoding CoA-acylating methylmalonate-semialdehyde dehydrogenase; its protein translation is MNAVTSEANLKVSKVPLLINGEFAESRTTQWRDVVNPATQEILAQVPFATAAEVDAAIETAHVAFASWRNTSIGARMRVMLKFQALVRENMSRIAKVLTAEQGKTLPDAEGDIFRGLEVVEHACSIGTLQLGEFAESVAGGVDTYTLRQPIGVCAGITPFNFPAMIPLWMFPMAIVCGNTFVLKPSEQDPLSTMELVKLAIEAGVPKGVLNVVHGGKDVVDALCTHPRVQAVSFVGSTAVGEHVYRLASEHGKRAQSMMGAKNHAVVLPDANREQALNALVGAGFGAAGQRCMATSVVVLVGAAQQWLPELVEKSKALKVNAGHEPKTDVGPVVSRSARARILQLIEQGVSEGATLALDGRQIRVHGYEDGNFIGPCIFTDVTPQMSVYTNEIFGPVLVVLGVDTLDEAIELVNANPFGNGVGLFTQSGAAARKFQHEIDVGQVGINIPIPVPVPLFSFTGSRGSKLGDLGPYGKQVVQFYTQTKTVTARWFDDATVNDGVNTTISLR